One part of the Dyadobacter sp. 676 genome encodes these proteins:
- a CDS encoding Hsp20/alpha crystallin family protein, translating to MSTLVKHFAGPSYLNGFFGKDLFHEFNTPAFAGTVPAVNVVENKEGFRIEVAAPGLQKSDFKLNLEKNQLTISAEKEQKEEEKNEKYTRKEFKYTSFQRTFTLPNTVDGDKIEANYADGILSIVLPKREEAKEKPARLIEIA from the coding sequence ATGAGCACATTAGTCAAACATTTCGCAGGTCCATCTTATTTGAACGGATTTTTTGGTAAGGATCTATTCCACGAGTTTAACACCCCTGCTTTCGCAGGTACCGTGCCAGCTGTGAATGTGGTTGAAAATAAGGAAGGTTTCCGCATTGAAGTAGCGGCTCCCGGCCTTCAGAAATCAGACTTCAAACTGAACCTCGAGAAAAATCAACTGACCATTTCAGCTGAGAAAGAGCAGAAGGAAGAAGAAAAAAATGAGAAGTACACCAGGAAAGAATTTAAATACACATCTTTCCAGAGAACTTTCACTTTACCCAATACCGTTGACGGGGACAAGATCGAGGCGAATTATGCCGACGGCATCCTGAGTATCGTGCTCCCCAAACGTGAGGAAGCAAAAGAAAAACCTGCCCGACTGATTGAGATTGCCTGA
- the rnc gene encoding ribonuclease III → MAKRILIPILSLFRTGSAEDKKFKESIAHVIGDKPSNLGVYQLAFRHTSASRETAIKGFRESNERLEYLGDAVLGMVVAEFLFTKYPYKDEGFLTEIRSRIVNRESLNQISRKLGLDRLIEYDGNRRGMSPRSSMYGDALEAFVGAIYLDKGFRFTRTFIISKLITHYDLDSIIQNNVNFKSLIIEWAQREGKEIRFEILEERGTRHHREFISQILVNDEPFAIGNGFTKKKAEQSASEQACAILELK, encoded by the coding sequence TTGGCAAAGCGAATTCTTATACCGATACTTTCCCTGTTCAGGACCGGAAGTGCTGAGGACAAAAAATTTAAGGAGTCGATTGCGCATGTTATAGGCGACAAGCCTTCTAATCTCGGCGTTTATCAGCTGGCTTTCAGGCACACCTCCGCTTCCCGCGAGACCGCTATCAAAGGTTTCAGGGAATCGAACGAGCGTTTGGAATACCTGGGCGACGCGGTGCTGGGCATGGTGGTGGCAGAGTTTCTTTTTACCAAATATCCCTACAAAGACGAGGGCTTCCTCACCGAAATCCGCTCTCGGATCGTGAATCGCGAGTCGCTGAACCAGATTTCGCGCAAGCTGGGCCTCGACCGGCTGATCGAATACGACGGCAACCGCCGCGGTATGTCGCCACGCTCATCCATGTACGGGGACGCGCTCGAAGCATTCGTAGGCGCCATTTACCTCGATAAGGGCTTCCGTTTCACGCGGACCTTCATCATCAGCAAGCTCATCACACATTACGATCTGGACAGTATTATCCAGAACAATGTGAACTTCAAAAGTCTCATCATCGAATGGGCGCAGCGCGAGGGCAAGGAGATCCGCTTCGAAATACTCGAAGAACGGGGTACCCGGCACCACCGCGAATTCATCTCCCAAATCCTCGTTAACGACGAGCCCTTCGCCATTGGCAACGGCTTTACCAAGAAAAAAGCCGAACAATCCGCTTCCGAGCAGGCCTGCGCAATCCTTGAATTGAAATAA
- the fabF gene encoding beta-ketoacyl-ACP synthase II, producing the protein MSFKRVVITGMGALTPVGNDVPTFWSNLVAGVSGAAPITRFDAEKFRTRFACEVKGLDVTNYIPRQEARKMDPFTQYAVIAADEAMKDAGFDADTLDLDKAGVIWGSGIGGLKTFEEEVMNYSENGRTPRFNPFFIPKMIVDSASGVLSIRYGFRGPNFITVSACASATNALIDAYNYIKLGLMNVCISGGSEAAVTIAGVGGFNALKALSERNDSPETASRPYDKDRDGFVLGEGGAAIILEELEHAKARGAKIYAEMIGAGMSSDAYHITAPHPEGLGAYIVMKNAVDNAGIKPEDIDYINTHGTSTPIGDPQEIKAIEKFFGEHAYDLNISSTKSMTGHLLGGAGAIEAAACIMAIKDQVVPPTINHFTDDPEINPRLKLTFNKAEKRRVNVALSNTFGFGGHNASVVFKKYED; encoded by the coding sequence ATGAGTTTTAAGCGAGTTGTAATTACAGGAATGGGCGCATTGACGCCCGTTGGCAATGATGTTCCTACCTTTTGGTCAAATCTGGTTGCAGGCGTAAGCGGTGCAGCCCCCATCACGCGGTTCGATGCTGAAAAGTTTCGTACGCGTTTCGCCTGTGAGGTGAAGGGATTGGACGTTACGAATTACATTCCTCGGCAAGAAGCCCGTAAAATGGACCCCTTTACACAATACGCCGTCATCGCGGCCGACGAAGCGATGAAGGACGCCGGCTTTGACGCAGATACGCTTGATCTCGACAAAGCCGGTGTAATTTGGGGCTCCGGCATCGGCGGCCTCAAAACTTTCGAGGAAGAGGTGATGAACTATTCCGAGAACGGCAGAACTCCCCGTTTCAATCCTTTCTTTATCCCGAAAATGATCGTCGACAGCGCTTCCGGCGTATTGTCGATCCGGTACGGTTTCCGGGGACCTAATTTTATCACGGTATCGGCTTGCGCTTCGGCGACCAACGCGTTGATCGACGCATACAATTACATCAAGCTCGGTTTGATGAACGTATGTATCTCCGGCGGTTCCGAAGCGGCGGTGACGATTGCCGGTGTGGGCGGTTTCAATGCACTGAAAGCATTGTCCGAAAGAAACGATTCGCCTGAAACTGCCTCGCGCCCTTACGACAAGGACCGTGACGGTTTCGTGCTCGGAGAAGGAGGAGCGGCGATTATTTTGGAAGAACTCGAACATGCGAAAGCACGCGGGGCAAAGATTTACGCCGAAATGATCGGTGCCGGGATGTCGTCCGACGCCTATCACATCACCGCTCCGCATCCGGAAGGACTCGGCGCTTACATTGTAATGAAAAATGCGGTCGATAACGCAGGCATCAAGCCTGAGGATATCGATTACATCAATACCCACGGTACATCTACCCCGATCGGTGACCCGCAGGAGATCAAGGCCATAGAAAAATTCTTCGGCGAGCATGCATATGATCTGAATATCAGCTCAACGAAATCGATGACAGGGCATTTATTGGGAGGAGCAGGAGCCATCGAAGCTGCCGCCTGTATCATGGCGATCAAGGACCAGGTGGTGCCGCCTACCATTAACCATTTTACCGACGACCCGGAAATTAATCCGCGCCTGAAACTTACATTCAATAAGGCCGAAAAACGTCGTGTAAATGTCGCTTTGAGCAATACTTTCGGTTTCGGAGGTCATAATGCGTCAGTCGTTTTCAAGAAATACGAAGACTGA
- a CDS encoding acyl carrier protein, whose protein sequence is MSAIAERVKQIIVEKLGVEESEVTPEANFQNDLGADSLDTVELIMEFEKEFNLSIPDDQAENIGTVGQAVAYLEENVK, encoded by the coding sequence ATGTCAGCAATTGCAGAAAGAGTTAAGCAAATTATCGTCGAAAAACTCGGCGTTGAAGAGTCGGAGGTTACACCGGAAGCAAACTTCCAGAACGACTTGGGAGCGGACTCTCTAGACACCGTTGAGTTGATTATGGAATTCGAAAAAGAATTCAATCTTTCTATCCCTGACGATCAGGCAGAGAACATCGGTACAGTTGGTCAGGCTGTTGCATATCTGGAAGAAAACGTGAAGTAA
- the kdsA gene encoding 3-deoxy-8-phosphooctulonate synthase: MISIPKLKNTDSTNFFLMAGPCAIEGRDMALRIAEHIVTITERLRIPYIFKGSYRKANRTKIDSFTGIGDEKALKILQEVSQTFGIPTVTDIHESHEAAMAAEYVDVLQIPAFLCRQTELLVAAARTGKAVNVKKGQFLSGASMKFAAEKINEVNPEAQVILTDRGNSFGYGDLVVDYRNLPEMAAFGVPVVMDCTHSLQQPNQASGITGGKPKLIETIAKAAIAVGADGLFIETHFNPAEAKSDGANMLPLDQLEGLLERLVRVREAIL, from the coding sequence ATGATCTCGATACCGAAGTTGAAAAATACCGATTCGACCAATTTCTTCCTGATGGCTGGCCCCTGCGCGATAGAAGGAAGGGATATGGCGCTGCGAATCGCCGAGCATATCGTTACAATCACCGAACGCCTTCGCATTCCTTATATATTCAAGGGTTCCTACCGCAAAGCCAACCGCACCAAAATCGACTCGTTTACAGGAATCGGCGATGAAAAAGCGTTGAAAATCTTGCAGGAAGTAAGTCAGACTTTCGGCATTCCTACTGTTACCGACATTCACGAATCGCACGAAGCAGCAATGGCGGCCGAATATGTGGATGTGCTGCAAATCCCGGCATTCCTTTGTCGCCAGACGGAGCTTCTCGTGGCCGCTGCACGCACGGGCAAGGCAGTGAATGTCAAAAAAGGACAATTTCTTTCCGGCGCATCGATGAAATTTGCCGCGGAGAAAATCAATGAAGTAAACCCGGAAGCACAAGTAATCCTTACTGATCGCGGTAACAGCTTTGGTTACGGGGATTTGGTGGTAGATTATCGTAACCTCCCTGAAATGGCCGCATTTGGCGTACCGGTGGTGATGGACTGCACGCATTCGTTGCAACAGCCCAACCAGGCTTCGGGCATCACCGGCGGTAAACCCAAACTCATCGAAACCATCGCGAAAGCCGCCATCGCCGTGGGAGCCGACGGCCTTTTCATCGAAACCCATTTCAATCCCGCCGAAGCCAAATCCGACGGTGCCAACATGCTCCCGCTCGATCAGCTCGAAGGGTTGCTGGAAAGACTTGTACGCGTGAGAGAAGCTATTTTATGA
- a CDS encoding phosphatase PAP2 family protein — MKAYLICLFLCLQILPQAAFAQQDSTKLWKVTAGDVIPPVSLGLAGLIVQGKISRHLQERVVSSYPNYRTNLDEYLPYAPGVVSLGLASAGVKGKHKLGDQVILALLSNVIAQGVTQSLKRIVRYPRPNGEDYHSFPSGHSTTAFANAAILHEEYGERSILYSIGGYGTATAVGTMRVLGNHHWLADVLMGAGIGIGATKVVYISYPWMQQQVRKMKARRHSKKN; from the coding sequence ATGAAGGCATATCTGATATGCCTTTTTCTTTGTCTGCAAATACTCCCTCAGGCCGCATTTGCCCAGCAGGATTCCACCAAACTATGGAAAGTAACTGCCGGCGATGTTATCCCGCCCGTTTCGCTGGGGCTGGCGGGCCTTATTGTTCAGGGAAAAATCAGCCGGCATTTGCAGGAGCGCGTGGTTTCCAGCTATCCTAATTACCGCACCAATTTGGACGAATATCTACCGTATGCGCCGGGCGTGGTAAGCCTCGGGCTAGCGTCCGCGGGCGTGAAGGGCAAACATAAGCTCGGCGACCAGGTGATTCTGGCGTTGCTGTCCAATGTCATCGCGCAAGGCGTTACACAGAGCTTGAAGCGCATTGTGCGTTATCCTCGGCCCAATGGCGAGGATTATCACTCATTCCCATCGGGACACAGCACTACCGCTTTTGCCAATGCTGCGATCCTGCACGAAGAATACGGAGAACGCAGCATATTATATAGTATAGGCGGCTATGGCACGGCCACGGCCGTAGGTACCATGCGCGTGCTTGGCAACCATCACTGGCTCGCCGACGTGCTCATGGGCGCGGGCATAGGCATAGGTGCGACGAAAGTTGTTTACATCAGCTACCCCTGGATGCAGCAGCAGGTGCGGAAAATGAAAGCAAGGCGGCATAGCAAAAAAAATTGA
- a CDS encoding DNA-3-methyladenine glycosylase I, protein MSYCTYVNNNQSEQADYLLHKHYHDNHYGFPIDDDDELFGRLLLEINQAGLSWTLMLRKQDSFRAAYDNFSIEKVAAYDESDRERLLADPGIVRNRLKVNAAIVNARKILELKQEYGSFKGWIDAHHPLTKEQWVKLFKKTFKFTGGEIVNEFLMSTGYLPGAHDADCPVYNATLRPTAKTLQRRP, encoded by the coding sequence ATGTCATATTGCACTTACGTCAACAACAACCAATCGGAGCAGGCCGACTACCTGCTCCACAAACATTATCATGATAACCACTATGGCTTTCCGATCGACGATGACGACGAGTTATTCGGGCGGCTTTTGCTGGAAATCAACCAGGCCGGACTCAGCTGGACGCTGATGCTTCGAAAGCAAGACAGTTTCCGGGCCGCTTACGATAATTTCTCCATTGAAAAAGTGGCTGCTTATGACGAGTCGGACCGTGAGCGGCTACTGGCCGATCCCGGCATCGTTCGAAACCGGTTGAAGGTGAATGCAGCTATTGTGAATGCACGGAAAATTCTTGAATTGAAACAGGAATACGGCTCGTTCAAAGGATGGATCGACGCGCATCATCCTTTGACGAAAGAGCAGTGGGTCAAGCTGTTTAAAAAGACTTTTAAGTTTACGGGCGGGGAGATTGTGAACGAGTTTCTGATGAGTACGGGATATTTGCCGGGCGCTCATGATGCCGATTGTCCGGTTTATAATGCCACGCTGCGGCCAACCGCAAAGACACTGCAGCGGCGGCCGTGA
- a CDS encoding glycerophosphodiester phosphodiesterase family protein, with translation MKLFVHKICSLVAYAALITPAFAQHHAHPALPHSKHKTVVIAHRGNHVNAPENTLASTREAINCGADYVEVDLRTTKDGHLVAMHDAKVDRTTNGAGKVADMTWQEVEDLQVFNRNKKPHRVPEFKEILALCKGKINIYLDFKDADVAETWKQIKAAGMEHQIVVYLNKEEQYKKWREVAPEMPLMTSLPKEVTNKEQLAAFLNQMHIQVVDNVSDPELLKAAHEHGLSVWLDVQSPTEGPASWNEALHKGVQGLQTDKPAELVNYIKSHS, from the coding sequence ATGAAATTGTTTGTTCACAAAATCTGCTCCCTCGTAGCGTACGCCGCGCTTATTACACCAGCATTCGCGCAGCACCATGCGCATCCCGCATTACCGCATTCCAAACATAAAACGGTTGTGATAGCCCATCGTGGTAATCATGTAAACGCGCCTGAAAACACGCTCGCTTCCACGCGTGAAGCCATTAACTGCGGTGCCGATTATGTTGAGGTGGATTTAAGGACAACCAAAGACGGCCACCTCGTCGCGATGCATGACGCCAAAGTAGACCGGACTACAAATGGTGCGGGTAAGGTAGCCGATATGACCTGGCAGGAAGTGGAAGATTTACAGGTTTTCAACCGTAATAAAAAGCCCCACCGGGTTCCCGAATTCAAAGAGATACTCGCGCTTTGTAAGGGTAAAATCAATATTTATCTGGACTTCAAGGATGCGGACGTTGCCGAAACCTGGAAGCAGATCAAAGCCGCTGGCATGGAGCACCAGATCGTAGTCTATTTAAATAAGGAAGAACAATACAAAAAATGGAGGGAAGTGGCTCCCGAAATGCCGCTAATGACCAGCCTTCCGAAAGAAGTGACTAATAAGGAGCAACTGGCTGCATTTCTGAATCAAATGCACATTCAGGTGGTAGATAACGTATCCGATCCGGAATTGCTGAAAGCTGCGCATGAACATGGCCTGTCGGTTTGGCTGGATGTGCAAAGCCCTACCGAAGGCCCGGCGTCATGGAATGAGGCATTGCATAAAGGTGTGCAAGGGTTGCAAACGGATAAGCCCGCCGAGCTTGTTAATTATATCAAGAGCCATTCGTGA
- a CDS encoding PfkB family carbohydrate kinase translates to MSLLTVGSVAFDALETPFGKTDKIIGGAATYITLAASYFTKQNNLVAVVGGDFPKEMIDLLEEHGVDTKGLEIVQDGKTFFWSGKYHEDMNTRDTLITELNVMEHFDPIIPDSYQGTEFLMLGNTVPVTQKLVIERLAKRPKLIMLDTMNLWMNIALEDLKSVLKLVDLLTINDEEARQLSGEYSLRKAAKKILAMGPKTLIIKKGEHGALLFQEDRIFFAPALPLEEVFDPTGAGDSFAGGFIGYLAATNDISFDNMKRAIIYGSAMASFCVEKFGTERLVNLSQQEINDRVQEFVKLASFEIQ, encoded by the coding sequence ATGAGTTTACTTACCGTAGGATCTGTTGCATTCGATGCGCTCGAAACCCCGTTTGGAAAAACAGACAAAATTATCGGCGGTGCCGCCACTTACATCACACTAGCCGCCTCTTACTTCACGAAACAGAATAACCTGGTTGCGGTAGTAGGGGGTGATTTCCCCAAAGAAATGATTGACCTCCTTGAAGAACATGGTGTGGATACCAAGGGTTTGGAGATCGTTCAGGATGGCAAGACATTCTTCTGGTCGGGTAAGTACCATGAGGATATGAACACGCGCGACACGCTGATCACGGAGCTGAATGTGATGGAGCATTTCGACCCCATCATCCCGGATTCCTACCAGGGTACCGAGTTCCTGATGCTGGGCAATACGGTTCCCGTGACTCAGAAACTGGTGATCGAACGTTTGGCAAAACGCCCGAAGCTGATCATGCTCGATACCATGAACCTGTGGATGAATATCGCATTGGAAGACCTGAAATCGGTTTTGAAACTGGTCGACCTCCTGACGATCAACGACGAAGAGGCGCGCCAGCTTTCAGGCGAATACTCATTGCGCAAGGCCGCCAAGAAAATCCTGGCCATGGGCCCCAAGACGCTGATTATTAAAAAAGGCGAGCACGGCGCATTGCTGTTCCAGGAAGACCGCATCTTCTTCGCGCCCGCGTTGCCACTGGAAGAAGTTTTCGACCCGACCGGCGCCGGCGACTCATTTGCGGGTGGTTTTATCGGGTATCTCGCCGCTACCAACGACATCTCTTTCGACAATATGAAGCGTGCGATCATTTATGGTTCGGCGATGGCATCTTTCTGCGTGGAGAAATTCGGCACGGAGCGTTTGGTGAACCTTTCGCAGCAGGAAATCAACGACCGCGTGCAGGAATTTGTGAAACTGGCGAGCTTCGAAATACAATAA
- a CDS encoding DUF5618 family protein — protein sequence MEVINEAKRYIDNARGFLRNNARKENGVYQDTKYVKIAGHTAYSGVLMALDAVLPEKGSRKSVEWYQKELSAIDKRVLASFLNAYHQLHIGMGYDGNPSAKMANIGLQDAERIIHWVENRLEKTNQ from the coding sequence ATGGAAGTAATCAACGAAGCTAAAAGGTACATCGACAATGCAAGGGGATTTCTTAGAAACAATGCCCGCAAAGAAAATGGCGTATACCAGGATACAAAATACGTGAAGATTGCAGGGCATACGGCTTATAGCGGCGTTTTGATGGCGCTTGACGCGGTGCTTCCAGAGAAAGGGTCCCGCAAAAGTGTCGAATGGTACCAGAAAGAACTTAGTGCAATTGACAAACGGGTATTAGCCAGCTTTCTGAATGCGTATCACCAATTGCATATCGGCATGGGCTATGACGGTAATCCGAGTGCAAAAATGGCCAATATAGGCTTGCAGGATGCAGAAAGAATTATCCATTGGGTCGAGAACCGGCTCGAAAAGACAAACCAGTAA
- the cysS gene encoding cysteine--tRNA ligase, translating to MTAQTFQPLKIFNTLTRKKDVFVPIAPPYVGMYVCGPTVYNNVHLGNIRTFLSFDILFRYLTHIGYKVRYVRNITDVGHLVGDGDEGEDKIGKMAKLQKLEPMEVVQQYTNDFHAVTAVFNLLSPSIEPTATGHLIEQIEAVQALIDKGVAYESNGSVYFDINKYQAGGNEYGKLSGRIIEDLLNETRDLDGQAEKRNPLDFALWKKASPEHIMQWESPWGKGFPGWHLECTCMSAKYLGKQFDIHGGGMDLKFPHHECEIAQGKSLTGEEPVRYWMHTNMLTVNGQKMSKSLGNSFLPAELFSGNHELLEQAYSPMTVRFFMLQSQYRSTLDFSNEALKAAQKGYKKLANGLRIAKLLTYTHEDGVPFDEAKKADIEKSIEGFYNAMNDDLNTAVAFANLFNMLKYINMLNMGQLKSAALGEAVFISLKEKFVVFFEDVLGLKEELAEGHAILDGMLKLYREFKLSQNYEKVDEIRSYFKNQGLVIRDTKTRIDWAYEE from the coding sequence ATGACCGCACAAACTTTCCAGCCACTCAAAATATTCAATACGCTTACCCGTAAAAAGGATGTTTTCGTTCCCATTGCCCCTCCCTATGTCGGCATGTATGTGTGCGGGCCGACGGTCTACAACAATGTGCATTTGGGCAACATCCGCACGTTTCTCTCATTCGATATCCTGTTCCGCTATCTGACGCACATCGGCTACAAGGTCCGCTACGTCCGCAATATTACCGATGTAGGCCACCTCGTAGGCGATGGCGACGAGGGCGAGGACAAGATCGGCAAAATGGCCAAGCTGCAAAAGCTCGAACCGATGGAGGTCGTGCAGCAATATACCAATGATTTCCATGCGGTTACAGCGGTTTTCAACCTGCTTTCACCCAGCATAGAGCCTACTGCAACCGGCCATTTGATCGAGCAAATCGAAGCGGTGCAAGCGTTGATCGACAAGGGAGTGGCGTATGAGTCCAATGGCTCGGTATATTTCGATATTAACAAATACCAGGCAGGCGGCAATGAATATGGCAAGCTTTCAGGCCGCATTATCGAGGATTTGCTGAACGAAACACGTGACCTCGACGGTCAGGCCGAGAAGCGCAATCCGCTCGATTTCGCATTGTGGAAAAAAGCCAGTCCCGAGCACATTATGCAATGGGAATCGCCTTGGGGCAAAGGCTTCCCTGGCTGGCACCTCGAATGTACCTGCATGAGTGCCAAGTACTTAGGTAAACAGTTCGATATCCACGGCGGTGGCATGGATCTCAAATTCCCGCACCACGAATGCGAAATTGCACAAGGTAAATCGCTCACCGGCGAAGAACCCGTTCGTTACTGGATGCATACCAATATGCTGACTGTCAACGGGCAAAAAATGTCAAAATCGCTGGGCAATTCTTTTTTGCCGGCCGAGCTCTTTTCGGGTAACCACGAATTGCTGGAACAGGCCTACAGTCCGATGACGGTTCGCTTTTTCATGCTCCAGAGCCAGTACCGGAGCACGCTCGATTTCTCGAACGAAGCACTGAAGGCCGCTCAGAAAGGTTACAAAAAACTTGCTAACGGCCTGCGCATCGCCAAGCTCCTTACGTATACGCACGAAGATGGTGTCCCTTTTGACGAAGCCAAAAAAGCCGATATCGAAAAGTCGATCGAAGGGTTTTACAATGCGATGAATGATGATCTGAATACCGCCGTGGCATTTGCGAACCTGTTCAATATGTTGAAATACATCAATATGCTGAACATGGGTCAGTTGAAGTCGGCGGCGCTGGGAGAGGCGGTATTTATTTCGCTGAAAGAGAAGTTCGTGGTTTTTTTCGAAGATGTTTTAGGCTTGAAAGAGGAACTGGCCGAAGGCCACGCAATCCTCGATGGTATGCTCAAACTCTACCGGGAATTTAAACTTTCCCAGAACTACGAAAAAGTGGACGAAATCCGTTCTTACTTCAAAAATCAGGGTCTGGTGATCCGCGACACCAAAACGCGCATCGACTGGGCGTATGAAGAATAA
- a CDS encoding DUF192 domain-containing protein: MKNNMKHRRSVFAYILLGVFLLGGAAYFIASFRDRSKPAEMPAPAVPRPVYNKEGEVTFLKKGRPLTKIEVEIAENEAERAKGLMFRSYLPDSVGMLFIFEQPDEHAFWMKNTSIPLDIIYVGPDKKIVSIAQNTQPYSEESIPPYGLVQYVVEVNAGFTKRNNIQSGDAISF; encoded by the coding sequence ATGAAGAATAATATGAAACATCGACGGTCGGTTTTTGCATACATATTGCTGGGCGTGTTTCTGCTGGGCGGAGCGGCGTATTTCATCGCCTCTTTCCGGGACAGGAGCAAACCCGCCGAAATGCCTGCCCCGGCAGTACCCCGTCCGGTTTATAATAAAGAAGGCGAGGTCACCTTCCTGAAAAAAGGTCGGCCTTTGACGAAAATCGAGGTTGAGATTGCAGAAAACGAGGCCGAGCGCGCCAAAGGTCTGATGTTCCGCTCTTACCTGCCCGATTCGGTAGGTATGCTTTTCATTTTTGAGCAGCCCGACGAGCATGCCTTCTGGATGAAGAACACATCCATTCCGTTGGACATTATATATGTAGGTCCGGACAAAAAAATCGTTTCCATCGCACAAAATACTCAACCGTATTCGGAAGAAAGCATTCCTCCGTATGGTCTGGTACAATATGTGGTAGAGGTCAATGCAGGTTTTACCAAGCGTAACAATATTCAATCAGGAGATGCCATTTCTTTCTAA
- a CDS encoding M28 family peptidase, translating to MPFLSNNLFFRRLPIALAIIAGIYGCKSSTSSEQTAEQAPPALVKSADFNADSAFQFVQKQVDFGARVPNTPPHRACGDYLVATLKKYGWQVVEQPFTATTFDGTKLNARNIIGSFNPQAAKRILLASHWDSRPFSDQDSLVKNKPVLAANDGASGIGVLLEIARVLSKEAAKPEIGVDIIFFDAEDWGSSGSEDNGMEYSGFCLGSQHWAANKHNPNYTAYFGVLLDMVGAKGATFLKEGYSTQMAGDVVRQVWATASRLGYSNYFIDETGGAITDDHVPVNKVARIPMIDIIHTRQNNPSKTFFDQWHTTHDTMENIDPKTLKAVGQTLIQVLYQEAQDQPL from the coding sequence ATGCCATTTCTTTCTAACAACTTGTTTTTTAGACGATTGCCGATCGCACTTGCGATCATCGCCGGAATTTATGGCTGCAAAAGCAGCACCAGCTCCGAGCAAACGGCCGAACAAGCTCCGCCGGCACTTGTAAAAAGCGCGGATTTCAATGCCGACAGTGCTTTTCAGTTTGTGCAAAAACAAGTCGATTTCGGTGCACGCGTACCCAATACGCCCCCACACAGGGCCTGCGGCGATTACCTCGTGGCTACATTGAAAAAATATGGCTGGCAAGTGGTGGAGCAGCCTTTTACCGCCACCACATTCGACGGTACCAAGCTGAATGCACGGAACATTATCGGGAGTTTCAATCCCCAGGCAGCTAAGCGTATTCTGTTAGCCTCCCACTGGGATTCTCGGCCTTTTTCTGATCAGGATTCTTTGGTTAAAAACAAACCGGTCCTCGCAGCGAACGATGGCGCAAGCGGCATAGGTGTGTTACTTGAAATTGCACGGGTGCTTTCCAAAGAGGCGGCAAAGCCGGAAATCGGTGTGGATATTATCTTCTTCGACGCCGAAGACTGGGGCTCGTCCGGCTCGGAAGATAACGGCATGGAATACAGCGGCTTCTGCCTGGGCTCGCAGCATTGGGCCGCTAACAAGCATAATCCGAACTACACAGCCTATTTTGGAGTGTTGCTCGACATGGTAGGCGCGAAAGGGGCCACATTTCTCAAGGAAGGGTATTCCACCCAGATGGCCGGCGACGTAGTAAGGCAGGTATGGGCAACAGCCAGCCGCCTGGGATACAGCAACTATTTTATCGATGAAACCGGCGGCGCCATTACCGACGATCACGTCCCCGTGAATAAAGTGGCGCGCATTCCGATGATCGACATCATCCATACCCGCCAGAACAATCCGTCCAAAACGTTCTTCGACCAGTGGCACACCACGCACGATACGATGGAAAACATCGATCCGAAGACATTAAAGGCGGTCGGCCAGACGCTCATTCAGGTACTTTACCAGGAGGCACAGGACCAGCCGTTATAA